Proteins co-encoded in one Dehalogenimonas sp. WBC-2 genomic window:
- the tsaD gene encoding tRNA threonylcarbamoyladenosine modification protein TsaD (YgjD/Kae1/Qri7 family, required for threonylcarbamoyladenosine (t(6)A) formation in tRNA) — protein MLQNEHGHRFCYNHPMLVLGIESSCDETAAAVVENGVLIRSNEISSQVDIHARYGGVVPEVASRQHLLSLAPLLDKCLAKASLTLSSLDAVAVTCGPGLAGSLLVGVNFAKSLAMAAGKPLIGINHLEGHIYANWLTGETPQFPVLALIVSGGHTDLVYMKGHTDYDIIGRTRDDAAGEAFDKAARLLNLGYPGGPAVEQAAKTGKPTLKLPRTIIRNSHDFSFSGLKTALYKLVETGQVTSANDAAASFQEAVVKVLVTRTIATAEEYGVNQILLAGGVAANSRLRERMRQDSPIPVLIPPLSLCTDNAAIIASCGYFHLTRGERSGLDLDVFPSMPFASTA, from the coding sequence ATGCTGCAAAATGAGCACGGCCACCGATTCTGCTATAATCACCCGATGCTAGTGTTAGGTATCGAAAGTTCCTGCGATGAGACCGCCGCCGCCGTCGTTGAAAACGGCGTATTGATAAGGTCTAATGAGATATCATCACAAGTGGACATCCACGCCCGTTACGGCGGCGTTGTCCCGGAGGTAGCTTCACGGCAGCATCTTTTATCATTGGCGCCGCTGCTGGATAAATGCCTGGCTAAAGCGTCGCTAACTCTCAGCAGCCTTGATGCCGTGGCGGTAACCTGCGGCCCTGGTCTGGCGGGTTCGCTGCTGGTGGGCGTCAATTTCGCCAAGTCGCTGGCGATGGCCGCCGGCAAGCCTCTCATCGGTATCAATCATCTGGAAGGTCACATCTACGCCAACTGGCTCACCGGTGAAACACCGCAGTTCCCGGTACTGGCGCTCATTGTCTCCGGCGGCCATACTGACCTGGTATATATGAAGGGTCACACAGATTATGACATTATAGGCCGCACCCGCGATGACGCCGCCGGTGAAGCCTTTGACAAGGCTGCAAGATTATTGAACCTCGGCTACCCCGGCGGTCCGGCGGTGGAACAGGCGGCAAAAACAGGCAAGCCGACACTGAAGCTGCCGCGCACCATCATCCGCAACAGCCATGACTTCAGTTTCTCAGGTCTCAAAACAGCATTATACAAACTTGTCGAGACTGGACAGGTAACGTCTGCCAATGACGCCGCCGCCAGCTTTCAGGAAGCGGTAGTTAAAGTCCTGGTAACACGGACTATCGCCACTGCGGAGGAATACGGCGTCAATCAGATACTGCTGGCCGGCGGCGTGGCTGCCAACAGTCGTCTCCGCGAGCGCATGCGCCAGGATTCACCCATACCGGTACTTATCCCGCCGTTATCACTCTGCACCGACAACGCCGCCATTATCGCCAGTTGCGGTTACTTCCATCTGACCCGCGGCGAGCGTTCCGGCCTGGATCTGGACGTCTTCCCTTCCATGCCTTTTGCTTCCACCGCCTGA
- a CDS encoding peptidase M16 family translates to MYRKTILPNGLRLLTQEMPRTKSVSICIFAGTGSRYEPERIGGVSHFIEHLLFRGTERRPASRDISEAIEGVGGILNGGTDREATVYWAKAASSHFMSTLDTLCDMMLNSRFDPADLEKERQVIVEEIHMTEDQPDQKACQLIDTILWPGHPLGRDIAGTEATVNATTRDDILNYMAEHYRPDNIVISVAGGLSHESIIEAVSGQLGGWSARRQSSNRMEPFRSQQGPRIVIEPRAIEQDHFLLAMPALSLTDSRRYTESLLNVILGEGMSSRLFTEIRDRLGLAYAIQSYTDFLLDTGSLTVAASVDPDNLLQAVTAVMAELELLKSTLTPHELVKAKELSKGRMALRLEDSRHVASWNGGQEIMTGEVLTPDEVISRIEAVTLDDLKSLASELIQVEKFRLSIVGPVTDEKPFHDLLQTTAIIRA, encoded by the coding sequence ATGTATCGTAAAACCATTTTGCCCAACGGCCTGCGGCTGTTAACCCAGGAAATGCCCCGCACCAAATCGGTATCCATCTGTATCTTCGCCGGTACAGGTTCGCGCTATGAGCCGGAGCGCATTGGCGGTGTGTCGCATTTTATTGAACATCTGCTCTTTAGGGGCACTGAGCGTCGGCCTGCCTCTCGCGATATTTCAGAGGCCATTGAGGGTGTCGGCGGCATCCTGAACGGCGGCACCGACCGGGAGGCGACCGTTTACTGGGCTAAGGCCGCCAGCAGCCACTTCATGTCCACCCTGGACACGTTGTGTGATATGATGCTCAATTCTCGCTTCGATCCGGCCGATTTAGAAAAAGAACGCCAGGTCATCGTGGAAGAGATCCACATGACCGAAGACCAGCCGGATCAAAAGGCTTGTCAGCTTATCGATACCATCCTCTGGCCGGGACACCCGCTAGGGCGCGATATCGCCGGCACTGAAGCCACTGTCAACGCCACCACCAGAGATGACATCCTGAACTACATGGCCGAACATTATCGCCCTGATAATATCGTTATTTCCGTCGCCGGCGGTCTGTCGCATGAGTCGATAATCGAGGCAGTCTCCGGCCAGTTGGGCGGCTGGTCCGCCAGGCGGCAGTCTTCTAACCGCATGGAACCATTCCGGTCACAACAGGGGCCGCGGATTGTAATCGAGCCCAGAGCAATTGAGCAGGATCATTTCCTGCTGGCCATGCCGGCGCTGTCGCTGACTGACTCCCGGCGATACACTGAAAGTCTGCTGAACGTTATTCTGGGAGAAGGCATGAGTTCCCGTCTTTTCACCGAGATCCGTGACCGGCTGGGACTGGCCTATGCCATTCAAAGTTATACTGATTTTCTTCTGGACACCGGTTCCTTGACCGTCGCCGCCAGCGTTGACCCGGATAACCTGCTCCAGGCAGTCACCGCGGTGATGGCAGAACTGGAACTGCTAAAATCCACCCTGACCCCACATGAACTGGTCAAGGCTAAGGAACTATCCAAAGGGCGCATGGCGTTAAGGTTGGAGGATTCCAGACATGTCGCCAGTTGGAACGGCGGTCAGGAAATCATGACCGGTGAAGTCCTGACGCCTGATGAGGTTATCAGCCGGATAGAAGCCGTCACCCTTGATGACTTAAAGTCCCTGGCGAGTGAACTCATCCAAGTAGAAAAATTCCGTTTGTCTATCGTAGGACCTGTTACCGACGAAAAACCGTTCCACGATCTACTTCAGACAACGGCAATAATTCGGGCATAA